A window of Mucilaginibacter paludis DSM 18603 contains these coding sequences:
- a CDS encoding IS3 family transposase, whose protein sequence is MKKSHGLSQGKRSPRTHEWAKAIEELRPEHDVSILLDCKQMARSVFYYHRKRLNDDKYKHEKEEIASIYHLHKGRYGYRRVTAEMKNRGYSINHKTVQKLMGTLGLKCNIRKVSYRSYKGEVGKIAPNVLERDFEANLPNQKWATDVTQMNIKGEKIYLSPIIDMFNGEVISYSISKSPNMQMIDEMLYEAFDKVKDIRGLIFHSDQGWQYQHYGYRKALEKHGIIQSMSRKGNCLDNALAESFFGILKTELLYKQSFETAEEFITSLKEYIHYYNNERIKNRLNGKSPVEYRALVQKT, encoded by the coding sequence ATTAAAAAAAGTCACGGCCTTAGTCAAGGAAAAAGAAGCCCGCGAACGCATGAGTGGGCAAAAGCCATCGAAGAACTAAGGCCCGAACATGATGTTTCAATTCTATTGGATTGCAAACAGATGGCTCGTTCTGTATTTTATTATCATCGCAAGCGCCTAAATGATGATAAATACAAGCATGAAAAAGAAGAGATCGCAAGTATATACCACTTGCATAAAGGCAGATATGGTTATCGGCGGGTCACCGCCGAAATGAAGAACCGGGGTTATAGCATAAATCACAAGACTGTCCAAAAATTGATGGGAACATTAGGCCTAAAATGCAATATCAGGAAAGTAAGTTATCGCTCATACAAAGGTGAGGTTGGTAAAATTGCCCCTAATGTACTTGAAAGGGATTTTGAGGCAAATCTGCCTAATCAGAAATGGGCTACGGATGTCACTCAGATGAACATTAAAGGGGAGAAGATCTATTTATCTCCTATAATTGACATGTTCAACGGGGAAGTCATTTCTTATAGTATTTCAAAATCTCCAAATATGCAGATGATAGATGAAATGTTATATGAGGCTTTTGATAAAGTGAAAGATATAAGGGGACTTATTTTTCACTCTGACCAAGGGTGGCAATATCAACATTATGGATATAGAAAGGCTTTGGAAAAACATGGAATTATTCAAAGCATGTCCAGAAAGGGAAACTGCTTGGATAATGCCTTGGCCGAAAGCTTCTTTGGGATCTTAAAGACAGAATTACTGTACAAACAGAGCTTTGAAACTGCGGAAGAATTTATAACTTCGTTAAAAGAATACATTCATTACTATAACAATGAAAGAATAAAAAACAGGTTAAATGGAAAGAGCCCGGTGGAATACCGAGCTCTCGTACAAAAAACTTAA
- a CDS encoding IPExxxVDY family protein yields MNKKVLKFEIDLDFVLLAITSSLKDYRLCYMVNRDLNFNFVKSEDLFLHPLHGEAPSYFSFYKYCWESSETEFYLISNKGSEGYLIPEMNKTDYLLMIKNYIDVNDLEDIVLRLNRIPEIVAAVKVDPKKIKSRENLLF; encoded by the coding sequence TTGAATAAAAAAGTACTGAAATTTGAGATCGATCTTGATTTTGTGCTCCTCGCCATCACATCATCATTGAAAGATTACCGGCTTTGTTACATGGTTAACAGGGATCTTAATTTCAATTTCGTTAAATCAGAAGATCTTTTTCTTCATCCGTTGCACGGCGAAGCGCCCTCGTATTTCTCATTTTATAAATATTGCTGGGAGAGCAGCGAGACTGAATTTTACCTGATATCCAATAAGGGATCGGAAGGATATCTTATTCCGGAGATGAACAAAACGGATTATTTGCTGATGATTAAAAATTATATCGATGTTAACGATCTGGAAGACATTGTTTTACGTCTTAATCGTATCCCCGAAATTGTAGCGGCGGTGAAGGTTGATCCAAAAAAAATAAAATCACGAGAAAATCTGCTATTTTAG
- a CDS encoding SGNH/GDSL hydrolase family protein → MTWYEDEVKSLEEKRSEYAYPPETIFYGSSSIRLWETLSTDFSDYKPANLGFGGSTLAACVWFFDRLITPLKPRRIVFYAGDNDLGDGRNAEEVFIFFQQLMVRIQQNFGDIPFAYISVKPSILRWGINDRIKYTNQLIADEIKKHNNAQFLDIYSQMTDEAGYPKRELFMADGLHLNAKGYDIWRSTVLKYLQNL, encoded by the coding sequence ATGACCTGGTATGAAGATGAGGTAAAAAGCCTGGAAGAAAAAAGATCAGAATACGCGTACCCTCCGGAAACAATATTTTACGGGAGTTCGTCCATAAGGCTATGGGAAACCTTGTCAACAGATTTTAGCGATTACAAACCAGCAAACCTGGGCTTTGGCGGATCAACACTCGCAGCCTGTGTTTGGTTTTTTGATAGATTGATTACCCCTTTGAAGCCCCGGCGCATCGTTTTTTACGCCGGCGATAACGATCTTGGCGACGGAAGAAACGCAGAAGAAGTTTTTATATTTTTTCAGCAATTAATGGTTCGCATTCAGCAAAATTTTGGCGATATTCCTTTCGCATATATTTCGGTTAAACCGAGCATATTAAGATGGGGTATTAACGATAGGATCAAATACACCAATCAATTGATAGCTGATGAAATTAAAAAGCATAACAATGCTCAGTTTTTAGATATTTATTCGCAAATGACTGACGAAGCAGGATATCCGAAGCGAGAGCTTTTTATGGCCGACGGCCTCCATTTAAATGCCAAAGGTTACGATATATGGCGTAGTACTGTATTAAAGTATTTACAAAATTTATAA
- a CDS encoding RNA recognition motif domain-containing protein, whose protein sequence is MNIFVGSLPFKVEESELKEVFEEFGEVTTVKIITDRETGRSKGFGFIEMPDDEAAQKAISEVNGAELYGRTIVVNQAEEKKDRPSGGGGYSRGGGGGGGYNRGGSGGGYKGGSGGGGGFKR, encoded by the coding sequence ATGAACATTTTTGTAGGTAGTCTTCCGTTTAAAGTTGAAGAAAGTGAGTTAAAAGAGGTTTTTGAAGAATTTGGTGAAGTTACTACGGTAAAGATTATCACTGACAGGGAAACAGGCAGAAGCAAAGGTTTTGGCTTTATTGAGATGCCAGATGATGAGGCAGCTCAAAAAGCGATATCAGAAGTAAACGGTGCTGAACTTTATGGCAGAACCATCGTTGTAAACCAGGCTGAAGAGAAGAAAGACAGGCCATCAGGTGGCGGCGGTTACAGCCGTGGCGGTGGTGGTGGTGGCGGTTACAACCGCGGTGGTAGCGGTGGCGGTTACAAAGGCGGCAGCGGTGGTGGCGGCGGTTTTAAAAGATAG
- a CDS encoding dihydrofolate reductase family protein, protein METDKFKVTIHMVSSLDGYIAKKDNSVSWFETPDNYEKGVHVTEQETAEFLKKIDCYIMGATTYEHALELSKDYGWVYGAVPTIVLTHGELPLERQNIETYSGDLVKLVNERLKPSYKNVWLIGGAKLTKDFIRLNLADEIRLSILPVILGDGTPFLDLIEQEHALHLKDVTAYKSGMVGLCYEIRK, encoded by the coding sequence ATGGAGACAGATAAATTTAAAGTAACCATACACATGGTTTCAAGTCTTGACGGATATATTGCTAAAAAAGATAATAGCGTTTCGTGGTTTGAAACACCTGATAACTATGAGAAAGGAGTTCACGTTACTGAACAAGAAACGGCGGAATTTCTTAAAAAGATAGACTGCTACATAATGGGTGCCACCACTTATGAGCATGCACTGGAACTCTCTAAAGATTATGGGTGGGTTTACGGAGCCGTGCCAACTATTGTATTAACCCACGGAGAGCTTCCGCTTGAACGGCAGAATATCGAAACTTATTCTGGCGACCTGGTCAAACTGGTAAATGAAAGGCTTAAACCCAGCTACAAAAATGTTTGGCTTATAGGCGGCGCTAAGCTGACCAAAGATTTTATTCGCTTAAACTTAGCTGATGAAATAAGGCTTTCGATTTTACCTGTTATTTTAGGCGATGGAACGCCGTTCCTTGATCTGATAGAGCAAGAACATGCATTGCATCTAAAAGATGTAACAGCGTATAAAAGTGGCATGGTGGGCCTATGTTACGAAATTAGAAAGTAA
- a CDS encoding esterase family protein encodes MQRAYFKWFSPVLKKDMELLVFGHAGTRVLFFPTRAARFYDYENWKVIDAIKDRIEAGEMQIICVDSVDHQSFYNRSIFPAERIRRHMQYEQYITQEVLPFSEENNPGSSLFVAGCSLGAYHAVNIAFRHPHLFTKVVGMSGRYDLTVARGVFLDLFDGYSDEDVYFNMPNQYLSNLKDPDILNQLKQLEIIIAIGIEDAFLEDSKSLSSILWSKQIWNALYIWDGEAHKAKFWRKMVQIYF; translated from the coding sequence ATGCAAAGGGCATATTTTAAATGGTTTAGTCCGGTATTGAAAAAAGACATGGAACTGCTGGTGTTTGGCCACGCGGGTACCCGTGTATTGTTTTTTCCTACCCGGGCGGCCCGTTTTTATGATTACGAGAACTGGAAGGTTATTGATGCCATAAAAGATAGAATTGAAGCAGGCGAAATGCAAATTATTTGTGTTGACAGCGTAGATCATCAAAGCTTTTACAACCGCAGCATCTTCCCGGCCGAGAGGATACGCAGGCATATGCAATACGAGCAATATATTACCCAGGAAGTATTGCCGTTTTCAGAGGAAAATAATCCCGGCTCATCTTTGTTTGTGGCCGGTTGCAGCCTTGGTGCTTACCATGCTGTAAATATCGCATTTAGGCATCCGCATTTGTTCACCAAAGTAGTCGGTATGAGCGGTAGGTATGACCTTACCGTGGCACGAGGTGTTTTTTTAGATCTGTTTGATGGTTATAGTGATGAAGATGTTTATTTTAACATGCCAAATCAATACCTTTCCAATTTAAAAGATCCGGATATTTTAAATCAATTAAAACAATTAGAGATTATTATTGCTATAGGAATTGAGGATGCATTTTTAGAGGATAGTAAGAGTTTGAGTAGTATTTTGTGGAGTAAACAGATCTGGAACGCGTTGTATATTTGGGATGGTGAAGCGCATAAAGCAAAATTTTGGAGAAAAATGGTGCAGATTTATTTTTAA
- a CDS encoding Lrp/AsnC ligand binding domain-containing protein, whose amino-acid sequence MSHKKAQNLEIDNLDIQILSILMKNATTPYTEIAKDLIVSGGTIHVRMKKLEEMGVIKGANLEVDPQKLGYDICAFLGIYLEKGSQYNEAVKQLKSIKEIVELHYTTGSWSIFAKIVCHDTNHLREVLNEQIQSVKGIQRTETFISLEESIKRQITLD is encoded by the coding sequence ATGTCTCACAAAAAAGCCCAAAATTTAGAAATTGATAATTTGGATATCCAAATTTTATCAATATTGATGAAAAATGCGACTACCCCTTACACCGAGATAGCTAAGGATTTAATCGTATCCGGCGGAACTATCCATGTACGGATGAAAAAGCTTGAAGAGATGGGAGTGATCAAGGGCGCCAATCTTGAGGTTGACCCGCAAAAACTGGGATATGACATCTGTGCTTTTTTAGGTATCTACCTTGAAAAGGGTTCGCAATACAACGAAGCCGTTAAGCAGCTTAAATCAATTAAGGAAATTGTAGAGCTGCACTATACAACGGGTAGCTGGAGTATCTTTGCAAAAATTGTATGCCACGATACCAACCACCTGCGCGAAGTATTGAACGAGCAGATTCAAAGCGTAAAAGGTATCCAGCGCACAGAAACTTTTATATCTCTTGAAGAGAGCATCAAAAGGCAAATTACGCTGGATTAA
- the pyk gene encoding pyruvate kinase produces MKVSNNRTKIVATLGPASVKKDVLLSMIKAGVNVCRLNFSHGKAEDHQKAIDTIREINEKYKINVGILADLQGPKIRIGLVKDGGIHLVNGTRINMTTKECIGDDNQIYITYDTFPQDVHAGEIILLDDGKIQMKVVTTNRKDTVVCEVVHGGILTSRKGVNLPNTKVSIPSLTEEDLVNLNFALQNDVEWIGLSFVRTAEDIIDLKRIINRSGKSSRVIAKIEKPEAILNIDAIIAATDGVMVARGDLGVEMPLEEVPLLQKMIARKCRAASKPVIIATQMLESMITTPRPTRAEVNDVANSVLDGADAVMLSGETSVGEFPLIVIETMAKIVHNVEELGYPFNSPKDSPINPANIIGDAVCSSAVFLSEQTNAVGIVSMTVSGYTAFEISSHRPKAATYIFTSNRNLLNAMSLVWGVKAFYYDKLESTDKTISDVNNILKSESLIENGDIVINTAAIPIAKQGKTNMLKVTVVE; encoded by the coding sequence ATGAAAGTTTCAAACAACCGGACTAAAATTGTGGCAACATTGGGGCCCGCATCCGTAAAAAAAGACGTTTTATTATCAATGATTAAGGCTGGGGTGAACGTTTGCCGCCTCAACTTTTCGCATGGAAAGGCTGAAGACCACCAAAAAGCGATTGATACTATTCGTGAAATTAACGAGAAGTATAAAATAAATGTAGGTATCCTGGCCGATTTACAAGGCCCCAAAATCAGGATAGGCCTCGTTAAAGACGGTGGAATCCACCTGGTAAATGGTACACGCATCAACATGACGACTAAGGAGTGTATTGGCGATGATAACCAGATTTACATTACTTACGACACTTTTCCACAGGATGTACACGCCGGCGAAATTATTTTGCTTGACGATGGTAAGATCCAGATGAAGGTAGTTACCACTAACCGTAAAGATACCGTAGTTTGCGAAGTAGTGCATGGCGGTATTTTAACATCGCGTAAAGGTGTTAACTTGCCTAATACTAAGGTTTCTATCCCAAGCTTAACAGAAGAGGATTTGGTAAACCTTAATTTTGCATTGCAAAATGATGTAGAATGGATAGGCTTATCGTTTGTACGTACTGCCGAGGATATTATCGACCTGAAACGTATCATCAACCGTAGTGGTAAATCATCAAGAGTGATTGCCAAGATTGAAAAACCCGAAGCGATATTAAACATTGATGCTATTATTGCCGCTACAGACGGTGTGATGGTTGCACGTGGCGATTTAGGTGTTGAAATGCCTTTAGAAGAAGTTCCGTTGCTGCAAAAAATGATTGCCCGCAAGTGTCGCGCAGCTTCAAAACCGGTGATTATTGCTACCCAGATGCTCGAATCAATGATCACTACGCCACGCCCTACCCGCGCCGAAGTAAACGATGTTGCCAACTCTGTACTGGACGGCGCCGACGCCGTGATGCTTAGTGGCGAAACTTCGGTAGGCGAATTTCCGCTGATCGTTATTGAAACCATGGCTAAAATTGTTCATAATGTAGAAGAATTAGGCTATCCTTTTAACTCGCCAAAAGATTCGCCAATTAACCCGGCTAATATTATCGGCGATGCTGTTTGCAGTTCGGCCGTGTTTTTATCTGAACAAACTAATGCCGTGGGTATCGTTTCCATGACAGTTTCAGGTTATACCGCTTTCGAAATTTCAAGTCACCGCCCTAAGGCAGCAACCTATATCTTTACGTCAAACCGCAATCTATTAAATGCGATGAGTTTAGTTTGGGGTGTAAAGGCTTTCTACTACGACAAACTGGAAAGTACTGATAAAACCATTAGCGACGTAAATAACATATTAAAATCTGAAAGCTTAATTGAAAATGGCGATATCGTGATTAATACCGCTGCTATCCCAATTGCCAAGCAAGGCAAAACCAATATGCTAAAAGTGACCGTTGTTGAATAA
- a CDS encoding vitamin B12-dependent ribonucleotide reductase, with product MTKDISKKNGISGKGLKIDRYFSKEGVNVYNQFNYEKRSSVIRNPSGDAVFEMNDVEVPQAWSQVATDILAQKYFRKAGVPQPDGTTGYEKSIKQVAHRMANCWKDWGMRYGYFATPKDADIFYDELVYTLVGQLAAPNSPQWFNTGLYSSYGISGKPQGHYYVDPVTAKLEKSTSAYERPQPHACFILSVDDDLVNEGGIMDLWVREARIFKYGSGVGTNFSKIRGESEKLSGGGYSSGLMSFLKIGDRAAGAIKSGGTTRRAAKMVCLDLDHPEIESFVNWKVEEEKKVAALIAAGYSSDYEGEAYRTVSGQNSNNSVRIPNSFFNALKEGKQWDLTGRMNGRVIKSVSAQKLWDDIAFAAWACADPGVQYDTTINEWHTCPEGGRINASNPCSEYMFLDNTACNLASINLAHYFDADTRVFDVKGFEHTCRIWTIVLEISVLMAQFPSKDVAQLSYDYRTLGLGYANLGSALMVNGIPYDSDKARAIGGAITAIMTGTAYATSAEMAREMGTFSKYAENKEHMLRVMRNHRYAAYNSTENYEGLEIAPPGIDQKYCPDYLLSAACNAWDKAVEMGEQYGYRNAQTTVIAPTGTIGLVMDCDTTGIEPDFALVKFKKLSGGGYFKIINQAVPAALKNLGYKEHEVTAIINYAKGTATLNGAPHVNLNSLKAKGLTDSELEKLDKAVVSAFEISFAFNIWTLGEDCLKRLGLTAEQYNAPDFNLLRALGYSKKQIAEANEYICGNMTVEGAPYLKTEHYPIFDCANKCGAKGERYIHAHGHIKMMASAQPFLSGAISKTINLPHEAKVDEIKDCYQLSWQLGLKANALYRDGCKLSQPLSTKSDQKEEADDKLDTVEEVLGQAANVKLSDLTPDQVLEAAIAIMEKSKDTAFMRQLSRVVQKKNLPYKRRGFTQKASIDGQTVFVRTGEYEDGTLGEIFVDMHKEGATFRSLMNCFAIAVSVGLQYGVPLEEYVEKFTFTRFEPAGMVVGHANIKSSTSIIDYIFRMLGYEYQNRTDLVHVITEQNGITGNPQMEDSDFNTDVTNVYEPVQSNPATNGKLQLSVDLSMGVQSDAPSCNVCGHTTLRSGTCYKCLNCGNSMGCS from the coding sequence ATGACTAAAGATATTTCAAAAAAAAACGGCATCAGCGGTAAAGGGCTGAAAATTGACAGATACTTCAGTAAAGAAGGTGTAAATGTGTATAACCAGTTTAACTATGAAAAACGATCGTCGGTGATACGAAATCCCTCGGGCGACGCCGTTTTTGAAATGAATGATGTTGAAGTTCCGCAGGCCTGGTCGCAGGTGGCAACGGATATATTGGCTCAAAAATACTTTCGTAAAGCAGGCGTGCCTCAGCCCGATGGCACAACCGGGTATGAGAAAAGCATTAAGCAGGTAGCCCACCGTATGGCCAATTGCTGGAAAGATTGGGGCATGCGTTATGGCTATTTTGCCACCCCTAAAGACGCAGATATATTTTACGATGAATTAGTTTATACCCTGGTTGGGCAGTTGGCTGCGCCCAACTCGCCTCAGTGGTTTAACACGGGTTTATATAGCTCCTACGGTATCAGCGGTAAACCGCAAGGGCATTATTATGTTGACCCGGTGACGGCAAAGCTGGAGAAATCAACATCTGCTTATGAGCGCCCTCAACCACATGCCTGCTTTATACTTTCTGTTGACGATGATTTAGTGAACGAGGGGGGCATTATGGATCTTTGGGTTCGCGAAGCCCGTATCTTTAAATATGGATCGGGTGTAGGTACAAACTTCTCTAAAATACGTGGCGAAAGCGAAAAGCTTTCGGGCGGCGGTTATTCATCCGGCCTGATGTCTTTCCTTAAAATAGGCGATCGCGCCGCCGGGGCCATCAAGTCAGGTGGTACTACCCGCAGGGCCGCCAAAATGGTTTGCCTTGATCTGGACCACCCCGAAATAGAAAGTTTTGTGAATTGGAAGGTTGAAGAGGAAAAAAAGGTGGCAGCTTTAATAGCCGCAGGATACTCTTCGGATTATGAGGGCGAAGCCTACCGCACTGTTTCTGGGCAGAACTCAAACAACTCCGTGCGGATTCCTAATAGTTTTTTCAATGCATTGAAGGAAGGAAAACAATGGGATTTAACAGGCCGTATGAATGGCCGTGTTATTAAGTCAGTATCGGCGCAAAAACTTTGGGACGATATTGCTTTCGCGGCCTGGGCCTGTGCCGATCCTGGGGTACAATACGATACTACAATTAACGAATGGCATACCTGCCCCGAAGGTGGCAGAATCAACGCATCAAACCCATGCTCAGAGTATATGTTCCTGGATAATACAGCCTGTAACCTGGCCTCTATTAACCTGGCTCATTATTTTGATGCGGATACACGCGTATTTGATGTAAAGGGCTTTGAACATACTTGCCGCATCTGGACTATTGTATTAGAAATATCTGTGTTAATGGCGCAATTCCCCTCTAAAGATGTAGCCCAGTTATCTTACGATTACCGTACCCTGGGTTTGGGTTACGCTAATTTAGGATCGGCATTGATGGTGAACGGAATCCCTTATGATAGTGATAAAGCACGGGCCATAGGTGGCGCCATTACTGCTATCATGACGGGCACTGCCTATGCTACTTCGGCCGAAATGGCCCGCGAGATGGGGACGTTTAGCAAGTATGCCGAAAATAAAGAACATATGCTGCGCGTAATGCGCAACCACCGCTATGCGGCCTATAACTCTACCGAGAATTACGAAGGGCTGGAGATTGCGCCTCCGGGAATTGATCAGAAATATTGTCCGGATTATTTACTCTCTGCTGCCTGCAATGCCTGGGATAAGGCGGTTGAAATGGGCGAGCAATATGGGTACCGTAATGCACAAACCACGGTTATTGCGCCCACCGGAACCATTGGCCTGGTGATGGATTGCGATACCACAGGGATTGAGCCGGATTTTGCGCTGGTGAAATTTAAAAAATTATCTGGTGGAGGCTATTTCAAAATTATTAACCAGGCGGTGCCTGCGGCTTTAAAAAACCTGGGTTATAAAGAACACGAAGTTACAGCCATCATTAACTATGCTAAAGGAACAGCTACTTTAAACGGCGCTCCACATGTTAATTTGAATTCGCTTAAAGCAAAAGGCTTAACGGATAGTGAGCTCGAAAAACTGGATAAAGCGGTGGTATCAGCATTCGAGATCAGTTTTGCATTCAATATCTGGACGTTGGGTGAAGATTGCCTGAAACGTTTGGGCCTGACAGCGGAACAGTATAATGCACCGGATTTTAATTTATTGCGCGCATTGGGTTATAGCAAAAAGCAAATTGCGGAAGCTAACGAATACATCTGCGGCAACATGACCGTTGAGGGCGCACCTTATCTTAAAACAGAACATTACCCTATATTTGACTGTGCCAATAAATGCGGTGCTAAAGGTGAGCGTTACATCCATGCCCATGGCCATATTAAAATGATGGCATCGGCACAGCCGTTTTTATCAGGCGCTATTTCTAAAACCATTAATCTGCCACACGAAGCCAAGGTTGACGAGATTAAGGATTGCTACCAACTATCATGGCAATTAGGTTTAAAGGCAAATGCCCTTTACAGGGATGGTTGTAAGTTATCCCAACCGCTATCAACCAAGTCTGACCAGAAGGAAGAAGCCGATGATAAACTGGATACCGTAGAGGAAGTATTAGGCCAGGCCGCCAATGTAAAATTGAGCGATTTAACTCCCGATCAGGTTTTGGAAGCGGCTATCGCCATTATGGAGAAATCAAAAGATACGGCCTTTATGCGCCAGTTATCGCGTGTGGTACAAAAAAAGAACCTGCCTTACAAACGCCGCGGCTTTACTCAAAAAGCAAGTATTGATGGGCAAACCGTATTTGTACGCACCGGTGAGTATGAAGACGGTACCCTGGGCGAAATATTTGTGGATATGCACAAAGAGGGTGCAACCTTCCGCTCGCTAATGAACTGTTTTGCCATAGCCGTATCGGTTGGTTTGCAATATGGTGTGCCGCTGGAAGAATATGTAGAGAAATTTACCTTTACACGTTTTGAGCCTGCCGGTATGGTGGTAGGCCATGCTAATATTAAAAGTTCAACCTCTATTATTGATTATATCTTCAGAATGTTAGGGTACGAGTATCAAAACCGTACCGACCTGGTACATGTTATCACAGAGCAGAATGGCATTACGGGCAATCCGCAGATGGAAGACAGTGATTTTAATACTGATGTAACCAATGTTTACGAACCGGTTCAATCTAACCCGGCAACAAATGGTAAATTGCAGTTAAGTGTTGATTTGAGTATGGGAGTGCAAAGCGATGCACCAAGCTGCAATGTTTGCGGCCATACCACCTTACGCTCAGGTACCTGCTATAAGTGTTTAAACTGTGGCAATAGTATGGGGTGTAGTTAA
- a CDS encoding helix-turn-helix domain-containing protein encodes MSKHTFEEKLDVVSQVRKGKPILRISRERHIREGMILEWVRKYDLYGESGLLKQPNVKPTPDFKEEVVRLVIEKKVPLNQVVLEYRLSKTALERWVRSVRVEGYAVLYQQKNPGRPPKCMGRSKKLEPETEVEKLQAENSRLRAENALLKKVTALVKEKEARERMSGQKPSKN; translated from the coding sequence ATGTCAAAGCACACATTTGAAGAGAAACTTGATGTAGTTTCTCAAGTAAGAAAGGGAAAGCCGATTCTACGGATATCCCGCGAACGCCATATCCGTGAAGGCATGATATTGGAATGGGTTCGGAAATATGATCTTTATGGCGAAAGTGGGCTGCTCAAACAACCTAACGTCAAGCCCACGCCTGATTTCAAAGAAGAAGTTGTAAGGCTTGTCATAGAAAAAAAAGTACCTTTAAATCAGGTTGTTCTGGAATATAGATTAAGCAAGACTGCTTTAGAGCGCTGGGTAAGATCAGTACGGGTTGAGGGATATGCAGTACTATACCAGCAAAAGAATCCTGGACGACCACCTAAATGCATGGGAAGATCAAAGAAGCTTGAACCTGAAACAGAAGTAGAGAAGCTCCAGGCGGAAAATAGCCGTTTGCGGGCGGAGAACGCACTATTAAAAAAAGTCACGGCCTTAGTCAAGGAAAAAGAAGCCCGCGAACGCATGAGTGGGCAAAAGCCATCGAAGAACTAA